One stretch of Verrucomicrobiia bacterium DNA includes these proteins:
- a CDS encoding bile acid:sodium symporter family protein, with product MKFKFDWFLTGLVVAVLLAWFYPEPGAKGGWLHADLLNKCGVALIFFLHGVALSFAALKAGTLRWPLHLAVQSTTYLIFPVIGFAIYFLLRGSVDENLRLGFFFLCALPSTVSSSVAMTAAARGNVPTAVFNATLSSLIGVVVTPLWMGLVMKTTGQSLPIGKVILDLIMWLVLPLVCGQLCRPWLGAFVHKHKKGVHVADRMTILILVYTSFAESTKQGVWSGQGVQTVVMTVVGSAVLFSLVMFITGKICDRMKFPMDERITVLFCGSKKSLAAGVPMAQLIFGAHPALGLLLLPIMVYHSVQLIICGWLAGRWAERKDT from the coding sequence ATGAAATTTAAATTCGACTGGTTTTTGACGGGATTGGTGGTGGCTGTTTTGCTCGCGTGGTTTTATCCTGAGCCAGGAGCGAAGGGCGGATGGCTGCATGCCGATCTGCTGAACAAGTGCGGCGTGGCGCTCATCTTCTTTCTACACGGCGTAGCGCTTTCTTTCGCTGCGTTGAAGGCAGGCACATTGCGCTGGCCGCTGCATCTGGCCGTGCAAAGCACCACGTACCTGATCTTCCCTGTGATCGGTTTCGCCATCTACTTTCTGCTGCGCGGCAGTGTGGATGAAAATCTGCGGCTTGGTTTCTTTTTTCTCTGTGCGTTGCCATCCACAGTATCTTCTTCCGTGGCGATGACGGCGGCGGCGCGAGGGAATGTGCCGACGGCGGTTTTCAATGCCACACTCTCGAGCCTCATCGGCGTGGTCGTTACGCCCTTGTGGATGGGGTTGGTGATGAAGACCACGGGGCAATCGTTGCCCATCGGGAAGGTGATCTTGGACCTCATCATGTGGCTGGTGCTGCCGCTGGTGTGCGGGCAGTTGTGCCGTCCTTGGCTGGGGGCGTTTGTACACAAGCACAAAAAGGGAGTGCATGTGGCGGATCGCATGACGATATTGATCCTGGTCTATACTTCTTTCGCCGAATCTACGAAGCAAGGAGTGTGGTCCGGGCAAGGAGTGCAGACGGTGGTGATGACGGTGGTCGGCAGTGCGGTGTTGTTCTCGCTGGTCATGTTCATCACGGGGAAGATCTGTGATCGCATGAAGTTTCCGATGGATGAGCGCATCACAGTGTTGTTTTGCGGGTCGAAGAAATCGTTGGCGGCGGGTGTACCGATGGCGCAATTGATCTTTGGTGCGCATCCGGCCTTGGGACTGCTGCTGCTGCCCATCATGGTGTATCACTCGGTGCAGTTGATCATCTGTGGATGGCTGGCGGGACGGTGGGCGGAAAGGAAGGACACTTGA